The Apium graveolens cultivar Ventura chromosome 11, ASM990537v1, whole genome shotgun sequence genome has a window encoding:
- the LOC141695161 gene encoding pentatricopeptide repeat-containing protein At2g27610-like translates to MNIIHTPSNIFLLLYVLMNFTHHIRHYADIRCALKGRAVHCKLITSGFRPDVFINNHLISMYSKFNRIRDAQKVFDKMPERNLISWTNLISSYSQVGLSEESLSCFRLMVGDCFDPNHFTYVSGLSACTSLEAVRNGKEIHGRMFRLEQDVNSFVSNCLINFYGKCGLLRPARVVFDSMLERDQVSWTSIVSCCCHCGENLEGVKVFLESRRAGVKMNEHYCASVLGACVALACLEFGMQVHCHAVKCGVRKDPFVMTGLVNFYVKCCKLEPAEKAFWEFDNQHFSSWTALIGGYVQLGMKRKAIDLFCKLLSSGTKPSEQTYSSVLGAFADTKEIKVGKQLHSLILKMGFISFTFVGNAVLDFYSKSGILEDSVKIFEEIESLDVVTWNALIDGHVKSGCHGEAIELLRSMLVEGFDLNLYTYSSLFSICGDVPAVEWGKQAHCCVMKFGFHSDVVVGSALIDMYAKCGRLHDARKTFDSLPCKNLVSWNTMLVGYAQHGFGKETLEIYDLMPKNKIKPNHVTFIGVLSACGHVGLLEEGLRYFNSMTKDYAITPRADHLACMVSIFARKGQIQEAYDFIKLFPAEPDKVVWRCLLSGCKTHKNLNIGRYAAEKILNIDPSDTSALIMLSNIFAESKMWNETAQIRKLMKEKSLKKDLGTSWTELNSKRHSFSAGHSLQIQGNNMLKILDGLTVQLYDAGYVPDVLFPLNAVE, encoded by the coding sequence ATGAACATTATACACACACCCAGTAACATTTTTTTGCTACTATATGTCCTAATGAATTTCACTCATCATATACGCCATTATGCTGATATAAGATGTGCCCTTAAAGGCAGAGCTGTCCATTGCAAGCTCATTACATCTGGGTTTCGTCCAGATGTTTTTATAAACAACCATTTAATTTCTATGTACTCTAAGTTTAACCGTATCAGAGATGCCCagaaggtgtttgataaaatgcctgaGAGAAATTTAATATCTTGGACAAACTTGATATCATCATATTCACAAGTGGGCTTGTCTGAAGAAAGTTTAAGTTGTTTTAGATTAATGGTTGGTGATTGTTTTGATCCAAATCATTTTACGTATGTAAGTGGTTTATCTGCTTGTACTAGTTTAGAGGCGGTGAGAAATGGTAAAGAGATTCATGGAAGGATGTTTAGGCTTGAGCAAGATGTAAATAGTTTTGTTAGTAACTGTTTGATTAATTTTTATGGGAAATGTGGGTTGTTAAGGCCTGCTAGAGTTGTGTTTGATTCGATGTTGGAACGGGATCAGGTTTCTTGGACTTCGATTGTTTCGTGCTGTTGTCATTGTGGGGAAAATTTGGAGGGAGTGAAGGTTTTTTTGGAGTCTCGTAGGGCTGGGGTGAAGATGAATGAACATTATTGTGCTAGTGTGTTGGGTGCTTGTGTTGCTCTGGCGTGTTTGGAGTTTGGGATGCAAGTGCACTGTCATGCTGTGAAGTGCGGAGTTAGAAAGGATCCGTTTGTTATGACTGGGTTGGTTAATTTTTATGTTAAGTGTTGCAAGTTGGAGCCGGCTGAGAAAGCTTTTTGGGAGTTCGACAACCAACATTTTTCGTCCTGGACTGCGTTAATAGGGGGGTATGTTCAGCTAGGTATGAAGAGAAAAGCCATTGATCTTTTCTGTAAGTTGCTTTCTTCAGGTACTAAACCAAGTGAGCAAACATATAGTTCTGTACTTGGTGCCTTTGCAGACACGAAGGAAATCAAAGTCGGGAAGCAGCTCCACTCTTTGATCTTAAAAATGGGTTTCATTTCATTTACCTTCGTGGGGAATGCTGTTTTGGACTTCTATTCAAAAAGTGGAATTCTTGAGGATTCTGTAAAGATTTTTGAAGAGATAGAGTCTCTTGATGTTGTCACTTGGAATGCTCTGATTGATGGACATGTAAAATCTGGTTGTCATGGTGAAGCCATTGAACTTTTGCGCTCCATGTTGGTTGAAGGGTTTGATCTTAACCTTTACACTTACTCCAGCCTATTTAGCATCTGCGGTGATGTACCGGCTGTTGAGTGGGGAAAGCAAGCCCACTGTTGCGTTATGAAATTCGGGTTTCATTCTGATGTTGTTGTTGGAAGTGCCCTCATTGATATGTATGCCAAGTGTGGACGGCTGCATGATGCTCGGAAGACATTTGACAGTCTGCCTTGTAAGAACTTGGTTTCATGGAACACTATGCTTGTTGGATATGCCCAACATGGATTTGGGAAAGAAACTTTGGAGATATATGATCTCATGCCTAAAAATAAGATTAAACCTAACCATGTCACGTTTATTGGAGTATTATCTGCCTGTGGGCATGTTGGACTCTTGGAAGAGGGGTTGCGGTACTTCAATTCCATGACAAAAGACTATGCAATAACCCCTAGAGCAGATCATTTAGCTTGCATGGTTAGTATATTTGCTCGAAAAGGACAGATTCAAGAAGCTTACGATTTCATAAAGCTTTTTCCTGCCGAACCAGATAAGGTAGTTTGGAGATGTCTTTTATCAGGCTGCAAAACTCACAAGAACTTAAATATAGGGAGATATGCTGCTGAAAAAATTCTGAACATTGATCCTAGTGACACATCCGCCCTTATTATGTTGTCAAATATTTTTGCCGAGTCAAAAATGTGGAATGAAACAGCACAAATCAGGAAACTAATGAAAGAGAAGTCTCTAAAAAAGGATCTTGGTACTAGCTGGACCGAATTAAACAGTAAACGGCATTCTTTCTCTGCTGGTCACAGTCTGCAAATTCA